In Sebaldella termitidis ATCC 33386, one DNA window encodes the following:
- a CDS encoding PAAR-like protein, whose protein sequence is MSRENKDFLIKGTELTCDKGRSISKFQVSEKTIQFQGYSVANQTDNVAGEHIKSFGNCSVTGSCKMETDLYGQFLIWFETYSKVILGNAEALLEDSYCFCPYGGKITIFDSKQIDNAIAMTEIFGETSETLEALEKSFDFLQEGMIQQLETVFDEFAESFYNSEAEKIRNNINNPYMQNNINYGYPSGEARERMEELDRIKKRDYQHSQRKARELNLNNTYMQMQTGLSEQMLEAYLRSEVKPNTTPPEFGIRELFRRGTSREGIGELYSKGMDSQNKKMLPGLLGGDPEIAANLAGYTYFSQDEVQKIVESLTPDGKAAYLLHTRKNMALTKFQSGIELGQQIYAIHKSLKGGKVKTGKIKNELTQLDDEITKKYENSLKSSQVKNTERASKELLDKVSSRRDVVYAKPGTDDLLYLEMSNADGLAGGEFNTDILLRENPSRLTVVEEFLHGTQVKHAKGNKIPLKPSFDVNRTYEIKVERHVRDFMYRHRQMIGFDEIEIKVLKGELDYWNSVKLIE, encoded by the coding sequence ATAAGTAGGGAAAATAAAGATTTTCTGATAAAGGGAACTGAATTAACCTGTGATAAAGGCCGATCAATAAGTAAATTTCAAGTATCAGAAAAAACAATCCAGTTTCAAGGGTATAGTGTAGCAAACCAAACAGATAATGTGGCAGGAGAACATATAAAATCTTTTGGTAATTGTAGTGTAACGGGTTCTTGTAAAATGGAAACAGATTTATACGGGCAGTTTCTCATCTGGTTTGAGACATATTCAAAGGTTATTTTAGGTAATGCTGAAGCATTACTTGAGGATAGCTATTGTTTCTGTCCTTATGGTGGGAAAATCACGATATTTGATAGTAAACAAATTGATAATGCAATTGCAATGACAGAAATTTTTGGAGAAACTTCCGAGACATTAGAAGCATTAGAAAAGAGTTTTGATTTTTTACAGGAAGGAATGATACAGCAGCTAGAAACAGTTTTTGATGAGTTTGCGGAAAGTTTTTATAATAGCGAAGCAGAAAAAATAAGAAATAATATTAATAATCCTTATATGCAAAATAATATAAATTATGGATATCCAAGTGGAGAAGCTAGGGAAAGAATGGAAGAGCTTGACAGGATAAAAAAAAGAGATTATCAGCATAGTCAGAGGAAAGCAAGGGAATTAAATTTAAATAATACTTATATGCAAATGCAGACAGGATTAAGTGAGCAAATGCTTGAAGCATATTTAAGAAGCGAAGTTAAACCGAATACGACTCCACCAGAATTTGGAATAAGAGAGCTTTTTAGAAGAGGAACAAGCCGTGAAGGAATAGGAGAACTTTATAGTAAGGGGATGGATTCGCAAAATAAAAAAATGTTACCGGGACTTTTGGGTGGTGACCCGGAGATTGCTGCAAATCTTGCAGGATATACTTATTTTTCACAAGATGAAGTTCAAAAAATAGTTGAATCACTTACACCTGATGGAAAAGCAGCATATTTATTACATACTAGAAAAAATATGGCGCTAACTAAATTTCAGTCAGGAATTGAATTAGGACAGCAGATATATGCAATTCATAAAAGTTTAAAAGGCGGGAAGGTAAAAACTGGAAAAATAAAAAATGAATTAACACAACTTGATGATGAAATTACTAAAAAATATGAAAATTCTTTAAAATCATCACAAGTAAAAAATACTGAACGGGCTTCAAAAGAGTTGTTGGATAAAGTAAGTTCTAGAAGAGATGTTGTATATGCTAAGCCAGGAACAGATGATCTTCTGTATTTAGAAATGTCAAATGCAGATGGTTTAGCTGGTGGTGAGTTTAATACTGATATTTTACTTAGAGAGAATCCGTCCAGATTAACTGTAGTAGAAGAATTTTTACATGGAACCCAAGTAAAACATGCAAAAGGGAATAAGATTCCCCTCAAACCAAGCTTTGACGTTAACAGAACCTATGAAATTAAAGTAGAACGGCATGTAAGAGATTTTATGTATAGGCATAGGCAAATGATTGGATTTGACGAGATAGAAATAAAAGTTTTAAAAGGGGAATTAGATTATTGGAATAGCGTAAAATTAATAGAATAG
- a CDS encoding PTS galactitol transporter subunit IIC, which translates to MFFQTLKSIFDTFGPAIFVPAVLFIIALIMKVNVKKAFNSALLAGVGLTGFNMLIGAYIPVIVPTVQKMVDITGINLPVIDTGWQASAIVGYSTKIGMIFVGLGLLFQAVLFLLKWTNIFMPGDLWNNYSYMLWGSMLYFVTGNLWLSLGCMLVMNLYTLLLAEVVQKRWSKYYGYPNCTITAPHHIESVPYAIAMDWVLNKLGANKIKLDPENLKKRLGLLGEPMFLGLILGLFLGILGNLKDLGQLASWGEIATVGISTAAVLAIFPKVAGIFASAFQILTEASRGTAKAGGKSREWYLAINDAAGYGEPATLITGIMLIPIILAASFLLPGNKTLPMVDLIALPYMVELIICVGNGNIFKSVISGGIWYAIALYTCSAVAPIFTEVALSTGVSIPAGAALITSFAVIGHPVMGLLFFAFLSGNFLIIGGVILLYFVLYFIFQKNRERVHDYLERAAEKESGEVALE; encoded by the coding sequence ATGTTTTTTCAGACTTTGAAAAGTATTTTTGACACCTTTGGACCTGCAATATTTGTTCCGGCTGTTTTATTTATAATAGCACTGATAATGAAAGTAAATGTCAAAAAAGCATTTAATTCCGCATTGCTTGCAGGTGTGGGTCTTACGGGATTTAATATGCTTATAGGGGCTTATATTCCTGTTATAGTACCTACGGTACAGAAAATGGTAGATATAACAGGAATCAATCTTCCGGTTATAGATACGGGATGGCAGGCTTCGGCAATAGTAGGATATTCTACCAAGATAGGAATGATCTTTGTGGGACTCGGTCTTTTATTTCAGGCAGTACTGTTTCTTTTGAAATGGACAAATATATTCATGCCGGGAGATCTCTGGAATAATTATTCATATATGCTGTGGGGTTCGATGCTTTACTTTGTAACGGGAAACCTGTGGCTGTCACTTGGATGTATGCTTGTAATGAATCTTTATACATTACTCCTAGCCGAGGTAGTTCAGAAGAGATGGTCAAAATATTACGGATACCCGAATTGTACAATAACGGCGCCGCACCATATAGAGTCTGTGCCTTATGCAATAGCTATGGACTGGGTATTAAACAAACTCGGAGCGAATAAAATAAAGCTTGATCCGGAAAATCTGAAAAAAAGGCTTGGTCTGCTTGGAGAACCTATGTTTTTAGGGCTGATTCTGGGACTTTTTCTTGGAATTCTCGGAAATCTGAAGGATTTGGGACAGCTGGCTTCCTGGGGAGAGATAGCAACAGTGGGAATAAGTACGGCGGCAGTTTTGGCTATTTTCCCGAAAGTAGCGGGAATATTTGCATCAGCATTCCAGATTTTGACTGAAGCTTCAAGAGGAACAGCTAAAGCCGGCGGAAAATCAAGAGAATGGTATCTTGCCATAAATGATGCGGCGGGATACGGAGAGCCTGCTACATTAATTACAGGAATAATGTTAATACCGATTATACTTGCAGCTTCATTTCTGCTTCCTGGGAATAAAACTCTGCCTATGGTGGATTTAATAGCACTTCCTTATATGGTGGAACTGATAATATGCGTAGGAAACGGAAATATTTTCAAGAGTGTCATATCAGGGGGAATATGGTATGCAATAGCTCTGTATACTTGTTCGGCAGTAGCCCCGATATTCACAGAGGTAGCTTTGAGTACAGGAGTAAGCATACCGGCGGGAGCTGCATTAATAACAAGTTTTGCAGTAATAGGACATCCGGTAATGGGACTTTTGTTTTTTGCCTTTCTGTCAGGAAATTTCTTAATAATAGGCGGGGTTATATTACTTTACTTTGTGCTTTATTTTATTTTTCAAAAGAATAGAGAGAGAGTACACGATTATCTGGAAAGAGCTGCTGAAAAAGAAAGCGGCGAAGTTGCTTTGGAATAA
- a CDS encoding PTS sugar transporter subunit IIA, with protein sequence MRLLDKKFIELDVEQSSRDSLLEYMGGKLLAENIVKETYPQAIVEREKEFPTGILCRNISIAIPHTTGEHVNEPKIAVSVLKNPVEFCMMGEPEQKVNASVIIMIAINNPDLQIDFLQRLVTLIENHELLLNIKNAASIDEVYGLLGFLNEIK encoded by the coding sequence GTGAGACTACTAGACAAAAAATTTATAGAATTAGATGTAGAGCAGAGCAGCAGGGACAGTCTGCTGGAGTATATGGGAGGAAAGCTGCTTGCAGAAAATATAGTAAAGGAAACTTATCCGCAGGCTATAGTAGAAAGAGAAAAGGAGTTTCCCACAGGAATATTATGCAGAAATATAAGCATAGCAATTCCCCATACCACGGGAGAGCATGTAAATGAACCGAAAATTGCGGTTTCGGTGCTAAAAAATCCTGTGGAATTCTGTATGATGGGTGAACCTGAACAAAAAGTAAATGCTTCTGTAATAATAATGATAGCAATTAATAATCCTGATCTGCAGATAGATTTTCTTCAGAGACTGGTAACACTTATTGAAAATCATGAGTTATTGCTTAATATAAAGAATGCTGCTTCTATAGATGAAGTTTACGGATTACTGGGTTTTTTAAATGAAATAAAATAA
- a CDS encoding PRD domain-containing protein, which yields MSNILNERHIKILDILNGYKETDVKFLSEKLYTIPKTIRYDIKNLNYYLKKYKLPIIEDNKYLRFQKGFNLESFLKNMEVKDYKFSERERTEFIVIRILFNTQEKLTTEKLAFELGVSELTIKKDLKILREEIKDRELALQFDKKRGFLVTGDEEKIRQKQLKYYVDYNIGYSRNNTEAIPDFLKFEIKKILTDYRKNIDTEDLYKYVENLSGSLDRIVSNEAHEVLVLYIMILVKRLQAGSHTEEKPVLNEYLLMTKEYEVISNSINELESKYKISIHKNEVLKIVDYLLGSHTYNFDYSFYENWVETEILVRKIINEVDKYTEVEITKDELLFEGLLNHIKPTIYRIKNNIFFPGLVLEEIINTEKELLEIVGKSLADLENYIGCKISNIETALFTVHFKLAIERAKEKQVKIYRILLVCSTGYATSNLLSQQLSAEYNIEIADLIPYYKVFDYDLSDIDLIISTIDIEEGIIKKNINIIKVGVVLSDSDRENLRNTGVNKRMSRIKLTEILEILNSSENFQNMDNLGDSLINRFGGKILDDREDDGTAVKERLSSFLTLGNIMVSDKKTDWIETVNTAGGILLKNGYINEGYIKNIIGNINKNGVYMVLKNEFILLHAEKQNNVFKTGIAFLRKKFPVEFPGKYMVRNILAISCHSKEELSGSFEDILKLSENTGFLEELEDVRDSEAVFCLIKKYTEI from the coding sequence GTGAGTAATATTCTAAATGAAAGACATATAAAAATACTGGATATATTAAACGGATATAAGGAAACCGACGTAAAATTTTTGAGTGAAAAGCTGTACACCATCCCTAAAACCATAAGATACGATATAAAAAACCTGAATTATTATCTGAAAAAATATAAGCTGCCTATTATAGAGGATAACAAATATCTGAGGTTTCAAAAGGGCTTCAATCTTGAAAGTTTTTTGAAAAATATGGAGGTAAAGGATTATAAATTTTCTGAGAGAGAACGGACAGAATTTATTGTAATACGAATATTATTTAATACACAGGAAAAACTTACAACGGAAAAATTAGCTTTTGAGCTGGGTGTCAGTGAGCTTACAATAAAAAAAGATCTGAAAATTTTGAGAGAGGAAATAAAAGACAGGGAGCTGGCATTGCAGTTTGATAAAAAGAGAGGCTTTTTAGTAACGGGAGATGAAGAAAAAATACGGCAGAAACAGCTGAAGTATTATGTGGATTATAACATAGGGTACAGCAGAAATAATACAGAGGCTATTCCTGATTTTCTAAAATTTGAAATAAAAAAAATACTGACAGATTACAGAAAAAATATTGATACAGAAGATTTATATAAATATGTGGAAAATTTGAGCGGAAGTCTTGACAGAATAGTGTCAAACGAAGCACATGAAGTTCTGGTCTTATATATCATGATACTGGTAAAAAGACTGCAGGCAGGCAGTCACACAGAGGAAAAGCCGGTTCTTAACGAATATCTTCTTATGACTAAAGAATATGAAGTCATAAGCAATTCCATAAATGAGCTGGAAAGCAAATACAAAATATCAATTCATAAAAATGAAGTATTGAAAATAGTGGATTATCTTTTGGGAAGCCATACTTATAATTTTGATTATTCATTTTATGAAAACTGGGTGGAAACTGAAATACTCGTAAGAAAGATAATAAATGAAGTAGATAAATATACAGAAGTAGAAATAACAAAAGACGAGCTTCTTTTTGAGGGACTTCTAAATCATATAAAACCCACAATATACAGAATAAAGAATAATATATTCTTTCCCGGGCTGGTATTGGAAGAAATAATTAATACAGAAAAAGAGCTTTTGGAAATAGTGGGAAAAAGTCTGGCAGATCTGGAAAACTATATAGGGTGTAAAATAAGTAACATAGAAACTGCATTATTTACAGTTCATTTCAAACTTGCCATAGAGAGGGCAAAGGAAAAGCAGGTAAAAATATACAGGATACTTCTCGTATGCAGTACGGGATATGCCACGTCAAATCTTTTGTCTCAGCAGCTGTCAGCTGAATACAATATAGAAATAGCGGATTTGATACCTTATTATAAAGTATTTGATTATGATCTTTCTGATATAGATCTGATAATATCCACCATAGATATAGAGGAAGGGATAATAAAAAAAAATATAAATATAATAAAAGTAGGGGTTGTATTATCTGATTCCGACAGGGAAAATCTTCGAAATACAGGAGTAAACAAGAGAATGTCAAGAATAAAGCTGACAGAAATTCTGGAAATATTAAACAGTTCGGAAAATTTTCAAAATATGGACAATCTTGGCGATTCACTGATAAACCGGTTTGGCGGAAAAATTCTGGATGACAGGGAAGATGACGGAACAGCAGTTAAAGAGCGGCTCAGCAGTTTTTTGACACTGGGGAATATAATGGTGTCGGATAAAAAGACAGATTGGATTGAGACTGTTAATACAGCAGGGGGTATTTTGCTGAAAAACGGTTATATAAATGAGGGATATATAAAGAATATAATCGGAAATATCAATAAAAACGGAGTTTACATGGTTTTGAAAAACGAATTTATACTTTTGCATGCCGAGAAACAAAATAATGTATTCAAGACAGGTATTGCATTTTTAAGAAAAAAGTTTCCTGTGGAATTTCCGGGGAAGTATATGGTAAGAAATATACTGGCTATTTCCTGTCATTCAAAGGAAGAATTATCAGGATCATTTGAAGATATACTGAAGCTTTCGGAAAATACAGGATTTTTGGAGGAACTGGAGGATGTCCGGGACAGTGAAGCTGTTTTCTGCCTTATAAAAAAGTATACGGAAATTTAG
- a CDS encoding DUF502 domain-containing protein, giving the protein MKRLRNFFITSIIGGLLVILPVALLLWIFSIVVNFVIKYISPVTKLVSMFIIDVRILPVIIAVAIVVLICFCVGLIVKTKVGNWVHNNIEVKLLAKIPGYNMVKGALGQILSTERKTRPFSKVVLFKLYNNDILMTGIVSDDDHEEYVTIFCPTAPNPTSGFIYHVPRERVFPLDEGVENTMRTVLSGGSGSSVLIEEYLEKYVRNKENK; this is encoded by the coding sequence GTGAAAAGGTTAAGAAATTTTTTTATAACATCAATAATAGGCGGACTTCTGGTAATTCTTCCTGTGGCTCTGCTGTTATGGATATTCAGCATTGTGGTAAATTTTGTAATAAAGTACATAAGTCCGGTAACTAAACTGGTGTCTATGTTTATAATAGATGTCAGAATACTTCCGGTAATAATAGCTGTGGCAATAGTAGTGTTAATCTGTTTTTGCGTGGGCTTAATAGTAAAAACCAAAGTGGGAAACTGGGTTCATAATAATATAGAAGTAAAGCTTCTGGCAAAAATTCCCGGTTATAACATGGTAAAAGGGGCATTGGGTCAGATACTTTCTACTGAACGTAAAACAAGACCTTTTTCTAAGGTAGTGTTGTTCAAGCTGTATAATAACGATATTCTGATGACAGGAATAGTAAGTGACGACGATCATGAAGAGTATGTTACTATTTTTTGTCCTACGGCGCCTAATCCTACTTCGGGATTCATATATCATGTGCCCAGAGAAAGAGTATTTCCTCTGGACGAAGGAGTGGAAAATACTATGAGGACAGTATTATCCGGCGGTTCCGGGTCAAGTGTACTGATAGAAGAGTATCTTGAAAAATATGTTAGAAATAAAGAAAATAAATAG
- a CDS encoding PTS fructose transporter subunit IIB encodes MAKINVLSVCGSGTVTSSMLSAKIKEHLGKHGFNVNATEVNPGGIETALGSGSFDFIAYTCPIKDVYGVPIVSAMGFLTGFGEEEFIEEVLTILNSKG; translated from the coding sequence ATGGCTAAAATTAATGTTTTATCAGTATGCGGTTCCGGTACTGTAACATCTTCAATGTTATCGGCAAAAATAAAAGAGCATTTAGGGAAACACGGTTTTAATGTAAATGCTACGGAAGTGAATCCCGGAGGAATAGAAACAGCTCTTGGTTCGGGAAGCTTTGATTTTATTGCATACACATGTCCGATTAAAGATGTCTACGGGGTTCCGATAGTAAGTGCGATGGGATTTCTTACAGGTTTCGGCGAAGAGGAGTTTATCGAGGAAGTATTGACAATTTTGAATTCTAAAGGATAG
- a CDS encoding carboxypeptidase M32, translated as MKDKIFEILEKKKAFDHAIALLHWDLETEAPKMALEKIAATMGFLSAESYSLIINDDFKDMLYNIETESLSDLDKKVIETLRKDFEKLEKIPKEEYVEYSQLTVEATSKWEEAKNADDFEIFKPYLEKIINFNKKFIKYRGYKDHPYNTLLDDYEEGMTVEKTDEFFKKIKQELIPLIKKINTLNKGDNKLKGVFNTDKQKEFSKFLAEYIGFDFSKGVIKESEHPFTLNFDNKDVRITTHYYESDPLSAVFSTIHEGGHAIYEQNIKDEISKTILGEGTSMGVHESQSRMYENMFGRNLNFWIPVYPKLQEKFPEELGDISLEKFYRIVNDSKSSLIRIEADELTYPIHVLIRYELEKEIFETDVDINELPKKWADKYEEYLGIRPETFREGILQDVHWSGGSFGYFSSYALGSAYASQFYHAMCAEFDVEKELKSGSFEKINTYLRENIHQYGKYKNPEEIIMDTTKEKFNPNYYINYLREKYGKLYVLCN; from the coding sequence ATGAAAGATAAGATTTTTGAAATATTAGAGAAAAAAAAGGCGTTTGACCATGCAATAGCACTGCTTCACTGGGATCTGGAAACAGAAGCACCAAAAATGGCATTAGAAAAAATAGCAGCAACTATGGGTTTTTTGAGTGCTGAAAGCTACAGTTTGATAATAAATGATGATTTTAAGGATATGCTTTATAATATAGAAACAGAATCTTTGTCAGATCTTGATAAAAAGGTAATAGAAACTCTTAGGAAAGATTTTGAAAAGCTGGAAAAAATACCAAAAGAGGAGTATGTAGAATATTCACAGCTTACGGTAGAGGCTACCTCAAAATGGGAGGAAGCTAAAAATGCTGATGATTTTGAGATATTTAAGCCGTATCTAGAGAAAATAATAAATTTTAACAAAAAATTTATAAAATACAGAGGATACAAGGATCATCCTTATAATACACTTCTTGATGACTATGAAGAAGGAATGACAGTGGAAAAAACAGATGAATTTTTCAAAAAAATAAAACAGGAATTAATACCTTTGATAAAAAAAATAAATACCCTGAATAAAGGAGACAATAAGTTAAAAGGCGTATTTAATACAGATAAGCAAAAGGAATTTTCAAAATTTCTTGCTGAATATATAGGATTTGATTTTTCAAAAGGGGTAATAAAAGAGAGTGAGCATCCTTTTACATTGAATTTTGACAATAAAGATGTAAGAATAACTACGCATTATTATGAAAGTGATCCCTTGAGTGCGGTATTCTCTACAATACATGAGGGAGGACATGCTATATATGAGCAGAATATAAAGGATGAAATTTCCAAAACAATTTTGGGTGAAGGGACTTCAATGGGTGTACATGAATCACAGTCAAGAATGTATGAAAATATGTTCGGAAGAAATCTGAATTTCTGGATTCCTGTTTATCCCAAGCTGCAGGAAAAATTTCCCGAGGAGCTCGGGGATATATCACTTGAAAAGTTTTACAGAATAGTAAATGACTCTAAGTCTTCTTTGATAAGAATAGAAGCAGACGAGCTTACTTATCCGATACATGTACTAATTCGTTATGAACTGGAAAAAGAAATTTTTGAAACAGATGTGGATATAAACGAGCTTCCTAAAAAATGGGCTGACAAATATGAGGAATATTTGGGAATAAGACCTGAGACTTTTAGAGAGGGAATATTACAGGATGTTCACTGGTCAGGAGGGTCATTCGGGTACTTCTCGTCTTATGCTCTCGGCAGTGCTTATGCAAGTCAGTTTTATCATGCAATGTGTGCTGAATTCGATGTAGAAAAAGAACTGAAAAGTGGAAGCTTTGAAAAAATAAATACTTATCTGAGAGAAAATATTCATCAGTACGGAAAATATAAAAATCCGGAAGAAATAATAATGGATACCACAAAAGAAAAATTTAATCCTAACTACTATATAAACTATCTGAGAGAGAAATACGGAAAGCTTTATGTACTTTGTAATTAA
- a CDS encoding class I SAM-dependent methyltransferase, with translation MLFYKDISIYYEKIFPLNPAAVEFLEEELDGKKKILDLACGDGKYSDSLLTPDRSVTGVDLDKGMLEEAEKKYDQKNNIKFVYGDMLELSSVFKRDKFDGVFCIGNSLVHLTSPDKIKKALTELNLVMEDGGRLVIQIINYDRILNDDINFLPTIKNEDTEFIRNYHRYGNSRIIDFHTILKTADKEIESHQELYSLTKDELVFLAEKEGFALENVYSSFKKEEWNNKSLQSIFVFKKNRNNEL, from the coding sequence ATGCTCTTTTATAAGGATATAAGCATTTATTATGAAAAAATATTTCCTCTGAATCCTGCTGCTGTGGAATTTCTTGAGGAAGAATTAGACGGGAAAAAGAAAATACTTGATCTGGCATGCGGAGACGGAAAATATTCAGATTCCCTGCTTACACCGGACAGAAGTGTAACAGGTGTGGATTTGGATAAAGGTATGCTTGAAGAAGCAGAGAAAAAATATGACCAGAAGAATAACATAAAATTCGTATACGGAGATATGCTGGAACTAAGCAGTGTATTCAAAAGGGATAAGTTTGACGGAGTATTCTGCATAGGGAATTCTCTTGTACATCTTACTTCTCCGGATAAAATAAAAAAAGCACTGACAGAATTAAATTTAGTCATGGAAGACGGAGGCAGGCTGGTTATACAGATCATTAATTATGACAGAATACTTAATGATGATATAAACTTTCTCCCTACTATAAAAAATGAAGACACAGAATTTATAAGAAATTATCACAGATACGGAAACAGCAGAATAATAGATTTTCATACAATTCTTAAAACTGCTGACAAAGAGATAGAATCTCATCAGGAGCTTTACTCGCTTACAAAGGATGAGCTCGTATTTCTGGCAGAAAAAGAAGGCTTTGCGTTGGAAAATGTATATTCTTCTTTCAAAAAAGAAGAGTGGAATAATAAATCACTGCAAAGTATATTTGTTTTTAAAAAAAACAGAAATAATGAATTATAA
- a CDS encoding TrkH family potassium uptake protein encodes MKSTEFHCIIKNKNSYWRKLVAEKKKRMSPYSVLILSFLLIIIIGTTLLSLPVSSFPGKKLSMVDALFIATSAVTVTGLVITDINYTFTLFGKTVLIILVQLGGLGVMTFSSVIVLLLTRKIDYTAKKIIQKDLNYNTLFNIQAYIKNLIKIVFLIEFIGAFCLFFVFIKKFSFLKAVYYAAFHSISAFCNTGFSLFPDSLSAYRTNVPVNLIIPLLITLGSLGFTTLNSIYISLFPKFRSDNKRMHFTLTARLSVIVSLILIISGTVLTLLIEMSNPETLKNFVFHDKLLLSFFQSVSIRTAGFQTLNLIHMKNSTLILYMILMFIGASPGSTGGGIKTTTIAVITLGVFTTLSHRKNIEFHKREISWRIFNKAIALVFISVMYIFFTVFILSYIEKEQKFILLLFEVISAFGTAGLSLDITPVLSSFSKILISLTMFLGRVGPLTVAMALTMKRRKKGRYSYPVDKIQIGC; translated from the coding sequence TTGAAAAGTACTGAATTTCATTGTATAATAAAAAATAAAAATTCATATTGGAGGAAATTAGTGGCAGAAAAGAAAAAAAGAATGTCTCCATATTCTGTTTTGATACTTTCATTTCTTTTGATTATTATTATAGGTACTACATTACTCAGTCTTCCTGTATCGAGTTTTCCCGGCAAAAAGCTTTCTATGGTAGATGCCCTGTTTATAGCCACTTCGGCAGTAACTGTAACCGGTCTTGTTATTACAGACATAAATTATACATTTACTTTATTCGGAAAAACTGTTTTGATTATACTTGTCCAGCTTGGCGGCTTGGGAGTAATGACCTTTTCGTCTGTAATAGTATTGCTTCTTACACGTAAAATAGACTATACAGCTAAAAAAATTATACAAAAGGATCTTAATTACAACACTCTTTTTAATATACAGGCATATATAAAAAATCTTATAAAAATCGTATTTTTAATAGAATTCATCGGTGCATTCTGTTTATTTTTTGTTTTCATAAAAAAATTCAGCTTTCTAAAAGCTGTTTATTATGCGGCATTTCATTCGATATCTGCATTTTGTAATACAGGATTTTCTCTGTTTCCGGACAGTCTCAGCGCATACAGAACAAATGTCCCCGTGAATCTGATCATCCCTCTTTTAATAACTTTGGGAAGTCTCGGTTTTACTACGCTAAACAGCATTTATATATCACTTTTTCCAAAATTCAGAAGTGATAATAAAAGAATGCATTTTACTCTTACTGCCAGACTGTCTGTTATAGTATCGCTTATTTTGATTATTTCAGGAACTGTCCTGACGCTTTTAATTGAAATGTCAAATCCTGAAACTTTGAAAAATTTTGTTTTTCATGATAAACTGCTGCTTTCCTTTTTCCAGAGCGTAAGTATACGGACAGCAGGTTTTCAGACACTAAATCTGATTCATATGAAAAATTCCACTCTTATACTTTATATGATACTTATGTTTATAGGAGCCTCTCCGGGCTCTACCGGCGGCGGAATAAAAACAACTACTATTGCTGTAATTACGCTAGGTGTATTTACTACACTATCACATAGAAAAAATATTGAATTTCACAAAAGAGAAATAAGCTGGAGGATTTTTAATAAAGCAATTGCCTTGGTTTTTATATCAGTAATGTATATTTTCTTTACCGTTTTTATTTTGAGTTATATAGAAAAGGAGCAAAAGTTTATACTTTTACTTTTTGAAGTGATCTCAGCCTTCGGTACTGCAGGTTTATCACTGGACATAACACCTGTCCTCAGTTCTTTTTCCAAAATATTAATTTCCCTTACTATGTTTCTTGGAAGGGTTGGTCCGCTTACAGTAGCTATGGCGCTGACCATGAAGCGGAGAAAAAAAGGCCGATACAGTTATCCTGTTGATAAAATCCAAATCGGATGCTGA